Proteins encoded within one genomic window of Cucumis sativus cultivar 9930 chromosome 3, Cucumber_9930_V3, whole genome shotgun sequence:
- the LOC101219185 gene encoding protein APEM9: protein MDAGEVIWKEIELAESYLVCAMFEEAVALSSSVLKRVSQLENGIEKNEMMESAGMVLIQSLKELGRTSQILDELKVSFPSVAAIPFTVLLFGACFHFSEGLSDMQSLLEEFLSKWSLLNEEIYVFVGSRSIDDRECFDGHAQLTVDEYLQLVHVYLRIVTEIGLKDVDLAVSWVEKAALPEGKRQIILRRLDYLQSKKAASSSQSSSSSLLRNDHRTHLSSSEGLQASETALDPAYQDGGSANRETVLRLHKLTKPSFWPFRTITLKFGSFRLVISTRKIVLSCLLVLIYYLLRRKLTALKRMAQEQGSSMKKALVDLWQLAFSYQVNPLAIAQPLSGAARGVS, encoded by the exons ATGGATGCCGGAGAAGTAATTTGGAAAGAGATCGAACTCGCTGAGAG CTATCTTGTGTGCGCCATGTTCGAGGAAGCAGTAGCCCTATCTTCCTCTGTTTTAAAGCGTGTTTCTCAACTGGAAAATggtattgaaaaaaatgaaatgatggaATCGGCTGGTATGGTTTTAATTCAATCTTTGAAGGAACTTGGAAG GACATCACAGATACTGGATGAGCTCAAAGTATCATTTCCTTCCGTTGCAGCCATCCCTTTTACTGTTCTTTTATTTGG GGCGTGTTTTCATTTCTCGGAAGGTCTTTCTGATATGCAATCTTTACTAGAAGAGTTCCTTAGCAAGTGGAGTTTATTGAATGAggaaatatatgtttttgttggcTCAAGAAGTATTGATGACAGAGAATGTTTTGATGGCCATGCTCAGTTGACTGTTGATGAATATCTCCAACTTGTTCATGTTTACCTCCGGATTGTCACAGAGATAGGTTTGAAGGATGTGGATCTTGCTGTTTCTTGGGTTGAGAAAGCTGCTTTACCTGAGGGAAAGCGTCAG ATAATTTTGAGGAGGCTAGACTACCTGCAGTCTAAGAAAGCGGCCAGTTCGTCACAATCGTCTTCTTCATCTTTGCTTAGAAATGACCATAGAACACATTTATCTTCTTCAGAAGGACTTCAAGCATCAGAAACAGCCTTAGACCCTGCATATCAAGATGGAGGAAGTGCTAACAGAGAAACAGTTCTAAGACTACATAAACTTACAAAACCATCGTTTTGGCCGTTCCGTACCATAACATTGAAGTTTGGAAGTTTTCGTCTTGTCATATCCACCAGAAAGATTGTGCTTAGCTGTTTGCTAGTTCTAATTTATTATCTGCTGCGAAGGAAACTAACAGCTTTGAAGAG GATGGCTCAGGAACAAGGTTCGTCCATGAAGAAGGCACTGGTAGACCTGTGGCAGCTTGCATTTTCATATCAAGTGAACCCTTTAGCTATTGCTCAACCCCTTTCTGGAGCAGCTCGTGGAGTCTCATGA